The proteins below come from a single Alnus glutinosa chromosome 9, dhAlnGlut1.1, whole genome shotgun sequence genomic window:
- the LOC133877296 gene encoding glucan endo-1,3-beta-glucosidase 4 — protein MLLEKCLGSLLLLVVGIFTHALGAFVGINIGTDVSNLPPASDIVAILKAHQITHVRLYDADSHMLKALSNSGIEVMVGVTNQQVLGIGESASVAAAWINKNVAAYLPSTNITSIAVGSEVLTSIPNAAPVLVSAMNYIHKALVAANLNFQVKVSTPQSMDIIPRPFPPSTATFNSSWNSTIYQLLQFLKNTNSYYLLNAYPYYGYTKGDGIFPIDYALFRPLPSVKQIVDPNTLFHYSSMFDAMVDAAYYSIEGFNFSGIPIVVTETGWPWLGGADEPDATVENAGTYIDNLIRRVLNDSGPPSQPSIPINTYIYELFNEDKRPGPVSEKNWGVFFANETAVYPLSTSDRITENSSAVFCVAKPGEDSDALRDGLNWACGPGQANCTAIQSGQPCYNPDTLVNHASFAYNDYYQKMRSLGGTCDFGGTAMTTTRDPSYGSCKFSGSSNSSTSGGLTPAVALGPATNLIDGSSSSILQVLKLQHLLSATFFALLLL, from the exons ATGTTGCTTGAAAAATGTCTTGGAAGTCTGCTTTTGCTCGTTGTTGGCATTTTTACCCATGCATTAG GTGCATTTGTAGGGATAAACATTGGAACTGATGTTTCCAATCTGCCACCAGCTTCAGATATCGTTGCAATTCTCAAAGCCCATCAAATTACTCACGTGCGCCTTTATGACGCTGATTCTCACATGCTGAAAGCCCTGTCTAACAGTGGGATTGAGGTAATGGTTGGTGTCACAAATCAGCAAGTGTTAGGGATTGGAGAATCTGCATCAGTAGCGGCAGCCTGGATTAATAAAAATGTTGCAGCTTACTTGCCTTCGACCAATATAACGTCCATTGCAGTTGGCAGTGAGGTTCTTACCTCTATCCCTAATGCTGCCCCAGTTTTAGTTTCCGCTATGAATTACATTCATAAAGCCCTAGTTGCTGCAAACCTAAATTTTCAGGTCAAAGTTTCAACTCCCCAGTCCATGGACATAATCCCTAGACCTTTCCCCCCCTCCACTGCCACCTTTAATTCTTCATGGAACTCCACTATTTACCAACTCCTCcagtttttgaaaaatacaaaCTCCTATTACCTGCTAAATGCCTATCCCTATTATGGATACACGAAAGGAGATGGCATTTTCCCGATTGATTATGCTCTTTTCCGACCACTACCCTCAGTCAAGCAGATTGTTGACCCAAACACTCTTTTCCACTATAGCAGCATGTTTGATGCTATGGTGGATGCTGCCTATTATTCTATAgaaggttttaatttttctggAATCCCTATTGTCGTGACGGAGACTGGCTGGCCATGGTTAGGTGGAGCAGATGAGCCTGATGCAACTGTAGAAAATGCTGGGACCTACATTGATAATCTGATCCGACGAGTTCTAAATGATTCAGGTCCACCAAGCCAGCCAAGTATTCCTATTAACACTTATATTTATGAGTTGTTCAATGAAGATAAGAGGCCTGGGCCAGTGTCAGAAAAAAATTGGGGTGTGTTTTTCGCTAATGAGACGGCTGTTTATCCTTTGAGTACTTCTGACCGAATTACAGAAAATTCTTCTGCGGTTTTCTGTGTGGCAAAACCTGGTGAAGATTCTGATGCGTTGCGAGATGGCCTAAACTGGGCTTGTGGGCCAGGCCAAGCTAACTGCACTGCCATACAATCAGGGCAGCCATGTTATAACCCTGATACTCTTGTAAACCATGCTTCTTTTGCTTATAATGATTATTATCAAAAGATGCGTAGTCTTGGTGGAACATGTGATTTTGGTGGTACAGCGATGACCACCACAAGAGATCCCA GTTATGGATCCTGTAAATTTTCAGGAAG